The sequence below is a genomic window from Bombus pyrosoma isolate SC7728 linkage group LG9, ASM1482585v1, whole genome shotgun sequence.
GAGATACAACAGTCGACAAAATTCTAGCGATTTGTTCGCTTGTGCGTTCTAATCCTTCTAATCTAATGGTGTAGATAGTTTGACACCGTAAAATGTAGCTCGAACACCTTAGACCGAATTCATCGTTGCGGTTGAAAAACCGCACACCCATGAGATCAACTTCCATTCCCATCTCCAGCACGTTGACGTTCACTGAGGAGTGGCGCGCAAAAAGATGGCCAGCTCGCCAACCAGCATCGAAAATCAAATAGACAGTTTTTTGGAACAGTTCAAACGCAGTGCCTCCCGCGCAATGGAAGAATCTCATAGGTCCAGTTATAATGCTTGTAGCAGTAGTATCAGTCATAGTCGAAGTGGAAACCTGGATCTCGAAATCTTGGAAGCTGGTAAGTTTTCgagaattttgtataatttcagtataatttattgtctTGTCAAGTTcaaattttagttattttacattactCTTTTTGTTACTTCCTCCACCGCATGCACTTTCAATTCTGCACTGTTTTCGATTGATTTTTTGGGCGTTCCTTGCATATTTTGATACATTTGCTTTCTAATAATACtcttaatttaaatacatttaaactTAATGTTTCATAGTTTCCTTATTgtcttttgttaaattatattataattgtaagtTTGCGTAGTAAGTCTTATCTTAAGTTTAGTatgttatgtatttttttaatttttgtcataaatgcgttaaatgtataaacttcttttttaatggTGAATAATCATTCTTATTTACTTATCTTgcatgatataaattaaaaattatagtatatttaaagaGCAGAcgttttatacgttatttggtttaattattatacgtcaaaactttcattataattatattgtacaatgaagaaattattgcATACATATgcattcatattatttatttcttataacatAAATGCTGCAATTGAAAAGATATGTTAAAAATCTATCACGCGACCCTTTTATAATCCAACGTGTTttcaattcaataataaagtaataacatagtagaattatatagaattttagtTTAATCCACGTTTAATCGAACACTTTTGACTGACACGCTGCAAGTCACGTGCAGTTACCCCACTTTAGAAATCGAGTCTTTCGTGATTGGTTGTTTCGTCTTGTCTTTACTTCTACTGTGGAACATTATGGCGTCGCATACTCTGTTAGGTTACGATAGAGGTCGTCGTCCGTTGTAGGTGTTTTATGGTGATAAGTCATAAAACTACAGGATTACAAGTTGCGAGATGTATTCAATAAAGTTTTAAAAGCATCGAATCAATGTAAccatcattattttataattagaatttttacatcaatatattatatattattaacagatttactaattaattcgttttattcttGGATAAAGTGATCGCGTTGCAGTTATTTCTAGGCATTGGGTGCGTAAGACTAATTGGAAATATAGACTATAATATCCGAGCGGAAAATAAAGATCGACTATCATGAAATTCCATCAAATTAATGCACAcgaaaaaattagaatatttcatatatatcaGTAATAGAGTAGACTTGTAATATTGAcgataaatcaaattattgCGTGAAGTGttgattttatcgataatatcgCGTGATATTTTGTAACACGTAAAAAACGATTATTTAGTGAAGTAAAAAGCACAATATGATTCTTCGACGAAAGTCAACACACGGCTGCAACTGCCCCTGTCATCAACACTGCTCGACGAAATGTGCAGGTTTGGATTAGACACTTTATTCTACTACTTCCTACATTAATTTAATGCATAAAAATGTCgctaaaagaaatattccaaaaattcGAAGTACAAACGATCTGcgcgataattatattttccttttataattttattcgaactaTAAACAGATTATTGATTTATGAGACAACCCGATTTGTTTACATGTTAGTGATAGTCATATTACATAAACACAAgatcaatattataattataaatttctattgcaATTTAATGGACAACTTGCTATGAATATTTGTCAATTTCATATCTCAAATTCATATTACAATGAATATATGGGTATGTtcttacatatgtatatgtatatacataatacgttttaaaatttcttttttcattatttgaatatgtatatttaaatatatcgtgACTTAATGATTCTTATGAAAATCGAATCtaaatttaagtaaatttggaacaatgttttttaaataatatatgacaTAAccatttattaaacaaattagcagaattatagatttttctttgttcatcaaagttaaaaagaatttaaacaaatgttgattatttgaaattattttgacaACTTTACCAATTGATACGAATATAACATGGAAATTGTTCCATTTATACGGGACTAGCACCGTTATCCCCTCCACGAAATATTAAGAACTAGATTCGCCATATCATTAAACGTAGTGCTTTATAATGTTACCcggtattattaaaatttgcgaaaaattaataccgtGACAGCATACATTTCAAATgtggtattttttaaaagatatttataattgtgaAAATAATCGCGAggtcaaattaaaaaaaggtaAGTAAAATTTGACTTGCCACATAGCCATAAAGATGGAAAGCCATTATGTGTAGTGATTCTCAACCGGGTCGATGTCGAATGtagttttctaaataaaaatcaaaataataagtTCATCTCTTTGTTTTGTCATttatgttattcgttataatcttctttatcatttactttataatttctgatttattttttgctaaataaatttaaacaaattttataattgacaCGAACATATAACTGACATTAATCAGCTGATCACCTGTTTAGAATCTTtctattcgaaatttttattgtaaagtattttttaaacagacAATACTTGATTTCTAtcatcgatttttttttttattttcgtttgtataattttatcattgaaatattactgTTTACCAGAACATATAAAGAGTTAAAAGATACCtcattgtataatattaagtgGAATATGGATACTAATTTATGTGAAAAAAATGAGATTGAAATGCAACCAGATATTGTAACATTGCAAGATActttacgtaataaaaatcaaaaggTAGAAGTATCCACTTGTCAATGTATGGTTAATGATGAGTTGACATATACACAAATAAGAGAAAAGGTAAGTAGACATCTGTgttaaaacgatataaaaaagaatatttttatggtagtatatatcaatatcaattaatcgtcatatcttttaattttatatcagtaTAATGTTAAGACATAAAGTTATCTATTAATGACCTATTAACAGCATTTTccataatatatgaaaaactTTTGTATTACAGAAAATACATATGGATGCAACAAGTAGTACCTTCAAGCCAAAGAAAAacataacaaaaatgaaagtgaagaaacataaaaatgaagaagaatcAAATTATGAATCCACAAAGTTAGAGGATAGTCTAACTCAAGTGTTACAAAGATTTAAAAGAGGATGTGAATGTCAGGATGATCAGTGCTTTAAAGGTTTAAATCCTGAAACGGTGTATCGTCATAGATTGAATATTGCAGAATTAACAAAGGCTGAACATGATATGTATTTAATGGGTGTTACCATGGCTTGTTTGACCAATCCATATGAAACGGTGCGACATACAGAGCGACGTAGATTACGTGCACAATATGTATATCAGGGTAGAAGAGTGTGTTTGGATGCTTTCTTATACCTAGAAAACTGTACACattatcaaataaaacgaattaGGAAACACTTAATGACCCATGGTGTTACCCCACGAGTTCATGGAAATCATGGAAAAATTCCTCACAATACGTTTTCcttagatatttataaaattgctacagaattcttaaaaaattttattgaattgcaagaaacaaaacaaaaaacgaaAGTTGCAAAAAATGCACAATTACATCTTCCATCAAACATTACACGCAAAGTAGTGTACAATTCATATATCCAGTATTGTAGAAAAATGTCTcctgatataaaaataatgggGTATTCAACATTTAGAAGATTTATGAAAGTTCAATTCCCGcaagtaaaattttctaaGTTAGAATTCATGATCAGAAATCAGAATATACAGAATCAAGGATGTAGTAAAACTGActtggagaaaaaagatgcaaTTGATGATGGAACATCCAAATCAGCAGATCTGATAACAGAAGGCAATGCCATATTACCTTTATTAATTGCTAGCGAAACAGGACAAAGTgatacttattttttaacaccAATTAGCAAACTACAAGATGGTGTGAGTTATCAGATAACTACAAGTGGACTTCTAGTCAATAAATCACCATTACCTGTCTAAAATAGatgatgttaaaaaataaaaagtctcttacatttaatatttaaatacaattaaaaagataatatatttgaaaatatacatataaaataaaataaaattttataaaatgactGTATAAATTACCCAATAAAACAGGTATATTTTGTTCATAtgcttatattattataattaaaaaatatgtctGAGGTAGATTGAGTGTTCaagaaataatacattaacggtcgttttattaattcataaaaatccgctcattagttattaaatatttattttatttaaacaaacaaaGGAAAGAATCATGATTTGATGTGTGGTTGTGTCATATTGATTTATAATCTGTAAAccaagtatgtatatataattaatataattatatacatatataatatatatataattaatataactatatatataattatacacatatacataatattttagataataaataattt
It includes:
- the LOC122570883 gene encoding uncharacterized protein LOC122570883, which gives rise to MDTNLCEKNEIEMQPDIVTLQDTLRNKNQKVEVSTCQCMVNDELTYTQIREKKIHMDATSSTFKPKKNITKMKVKKHKNEEESNYESTKLEDSLTQVLQRFKRGCECQDDQCFKGLNPETVYRHRLNIAELTKAEHDMYLMGVTMACLTNPYETVRHTERRRLRAQYVYQGRRVCLDAFLYLENCTHYQIKRIRKHLMTHGVTPRVHGNHGKIPHNTFSLDIYKIATEFLKNFIELQETKQKTKVAKNAQLHLPSNITRKVVYNSYIQYCRKMSPDIKIMGYSTFRRFMKVQFPQVKFSKLEFMIRNQNIQNQGCSKTDLEKKDAIDDGTSKSADLITEGNAILPLLIASETGQSDTYFLTPISKLQDGVSYQITTSGLLVNKSPLPV